From Natrinema amylolyticum, the proteins below share one genomic window:
- a CDS encoding PadR family transcriptional regulator encodes MSKWLRSGRRRDVCFLLAAAEDGELRGQQLKSRLESHYDDRLEPKSFYGSLSALVDAGFVEKRTEGLHDVYALTDGGERRVREHYAWVRNCLEE; translated from the coding sequence ATGAGCAAGTGGCTTCGAAGCGGCCGCCGTCGAGACGTCTGTTTCCTGCTCGCCGCCGCCGAGGACGGTGAACTGCGTGGCCAGCAGCTGAAATCGCGCCTCGAGTCCCACTACGACGACCGGCTCGAGCCGAAGTCGTTCTACGGCTCGCTGTCGGCGCTGGTCGACGCGGGATTCGTCGAGAAACGGACCGAGGGCCTCCACGACGTCTACGCGCTGACGGACGGCGGGGAACGGCGAGTGCGGGAGCACTACGCCTGGGTTCGGAACTGTCTCGAGGAGTAG